CTGGATGAAGGATTTTTCCTTTTTGGGGTTCATTCGGGATATTGGAAAGCACATTACGGTCAATTATATGATGGCAAAGGATTCTGTAAAAAAAAGACTCTCTGCCGAAGCCAAGGAAGGGATGTCCTTTACGGAATTCACCTATCAATTGGTACAGGGATATGATTTCCTTTACCTCTACCAAAACCACAACTGTACTTTGCAGATGGGCGGAAGTGATCAATGGGGGAATATTACAACGGGTACCGAACTGATAAGAAGGATTGGAGGGGGCAAAGGTTTTGCGCTGACCTGCCCCTTGATCACCAAAGCGGATGGCACCAAATTTGGGAAAACGGAGAGCGGCAATGTTTGGTTGGATCCCAAGCGGACATCACCCTATAAGTTTTATCAGTATTGGTTGAACACCTCTGATGACGATGCGGAGCGTTACATTAAAATTTTCACCTTTCTCAACCAGCAGGATATTGAAGAACTGGTACGTTCACATAAAGAAACACCACATCTTAGAGCCTTGCAAAAAAAGTTGGCGGAGGAAATCACGGTTATGGTCCATTCCAGGGAAGATTTGGATAATGCGACTAAAGCAAGTTCCATATTGTTTGGAAAATCGACTTCGGAAGACTTAAAACAGCTGGATGCAAAAACATTTCTGGACGTGTTCGATGGAGTTCCACAAAAACAGCTTTCCATCCATGAGCTTGAAAAAGGTCTGGACATGATAGCTGCCTTGGCGGCAAAAACACATTTTTTGGCCTCAAATGGTGAAGCACGAAGGGAGTTGAAGCAGAATTCCATTTCAGTAAACAAGGAAAAAATCAAAGAGGATTATTTGATTACCACTAAGGATTTGATCAACAATCAATTTGTACTGCTACAAAGGGGTAGGAAAAACTACTTTGTCTTGGAGTTTAAATAGTTTGGATAATGGATATCCAATAATTGGGCGGTCACCTTGAATTTGTTTCAAGAGCCCACCGGAATACAATGATTTGCTTATTTTATGGGATGCCGAAACAAGTTCGGTACGACCAACGAACCATTTTTGTGATTGAAATGGTGATTAGATGACCATTAAATTACAGCCCCGGACCTCTGAGTGGTCAAATCGTCCCAAGACCTCAAAAGAATCATCATTATATGTTTTTCCCAAGTCCTGGGTGGCAATAAATGCACAGGAATTTATGTTCGCCAGATCAATGACATTGATACCACCAGTTTTCCCGTGTATTTGGGCACTTAGGGGATCCTCGGTGTCCCTGGTCAGGACTTTCATCCATGGTGGGCAATTGAAAATTCCGCCCCCTATTGAATAGCCCTGTGATAAAAGCTCGGTCATCCCATACTCAGAATGGATTTCCTTTACCCCAAACGCCCGCTTTAAAATAGCGTGCAGTTCATTTCGTACCATTTCCTTTCGTATACCCTTCATGCCACCGGTTTCCATGACAATGGTATTCCTTAAAGGGGACCTGACCTTCTTGGCTAAATCCAATAAGGCGAAACTTACCCCTATCAATAAAGTCTTTTGCCCTTTTCCTGATAAGGATAGCAGTTTTCCGGATAGATCTTCCAGGTTATTTAGGTAAAAACCGCTCTCCAAATGTCCGGATTTTTTAATCAGGGCATCCACCATATAAATCAGGGAGGAACCTTGACGTTCAAGATAACTGGGGAGAAGGGCTAGGATACAATAGTTGGATATGGGACCATAAAAAAGTTCAAAAGCCCGTATAAAACTTCTTTTGTAGAGTTTTAAATCGGTGACCAGGTGTTTACTGGTAACCATTCCTGAAGTCCCGCTACTGGTAAAAATGGTTTGGGGTTCCCCATTGCCCGTTAGAATGTTTTTGGATTTAAAGAATTGTATGGGCAAAAAGGGAATTTGTTCAATGGATCGTATCCTTTCTGGGTGAACTTTAAGATGATGACAAAACTCGTGGTATACCTTATTTTGATGGTATTGGTATTGAAATACGTGCAGTGCATTCTCGATAAATTGGTCGTCGTTCCTTATGGAAAATATGCGGTCTTGGTTTGGAAACATCACACTGCAAAACTAAAACAAAAAGCCCCGATAAGTAACTCATCGGGGCTATGGAAATGTTAGCTTGGATAGTTATTTTACCACCAATTTTCGGGTCATTGTTCTTTTTTGCTCGGTTACCTGGAGCACGTATACGCCGGGGACCAACCTAGAGATATTTAAAGTGTTGGTCGTTATTTTGTCCTTTAATACCACCTCTCCAAAGACATCGAATACTTGAATTTCCTTTGTTCCATTATTCGCTGTTGTAATATAGATTTCCTCGCCATAAGCGGGGTTTGGATACATTTTAAATCCTGTTACTTCAACCGTTTTTGTATCGTTTACGCTCACAAGTTCTTGTCCAAATGTCAATAGTGGTGCCATAAATAGGATGATGTAGAGTTTCTTCATGCATTGCTGATTTGGGATGTTAGCATTATAAAAGTATGATAATCAGGAATGAAAAGGTAAAATATGTTGTGAAACCCAAAAGTTTGTAGGTGTGTCCGATGAACGGTAACCAGGATGTGGGTAAAAAGGGCTAATTACTTGATGACCAATTTTCTAGTGGCCGTCCTATCCCTTTCTATCACACGAAGGATATACACCCCTTTCTCAAGTGTGGAAATGTTGAGCTCTTTCCCCAGAATGGTGGTTTGCAATACCAAGGTTCCCAATACATCAAAAATGTGGATTTCCTTTGGGGCATCCCAGTACGTATCAATGTACACTTTTCCATTGATCGTAGGGTTTGGATATAACTTAAAGCCATCGATATCGACACTGCCATTGTTCTGCTGAGCACATACAAAGAAGCTAGTGAAGAAGAAAAATACAACGTAAATCTGCTTCATAAAGTATTGGTAACAAGGGCTGTGTTACAAATATAGTTATTTTGGCGGGCCGTCCTAAAGGATGTTGAAGAAAATCCCCACAATTTTCGATAAACTGCATAAAAAAGCCCAGCATTTGCTGGGCTTTTCGCTTTTCTATTTAGGATTTTAAAACCTTAGTTTCCAATCCAGGCAAAATCCGCTTCCACAATAGTAGAGCTGGTATATGCAGCGGCCTCGTTGGCATCTGCACCATCAACTTGTAATTCTGCAGGTCCGGAAGTACCTGTGAAATCAAATTGGTTGGCATAACCTGTTAAGGTCAAACCAGTTATAGTTGCTCCAGAGGCATTCTTCATTTGGATACCTACACCACCAACGGTGGAGATAGCTGTGAAATTGGTTAACGTTGGATTTTCATTGACACCATCGGCTTCAATTGCAGTTGAGAAACCAGGAAGGGTATGCTTAACAAACGTATCGGCCAAAGTACCGTTCCAACCTTCAGTCCAATCGACCGAGTCATCCTCTAAGTCTTCGGCGTAAAAACCGGTTACATTAACTGTTCCACCAAAGAATTCAATACCATCATCGGAACCGCCTATACAGGCTACGTTATCTATTGTGGTACCAGAACCAACGGCGTAAAGCGTTAAGCCATTAAACTGGGAATCTGCATTGATTTGAGCTCCGGTATCCCTTAGGATCAAATAATCAATGTTACCGGAAGATTCAGTATCGTTGGTACCACCATACACTAAACCACCAACTTCCGCTGTGGCATTTTCACCTGCTGTGGTTGTAGCATTACCACAAATCAATAATCCACCCCAAGCATCTCCGTCATCTGAACGCATTTCTACAGGATTGGCCATAGTTCCCTGAATATCAATTTGACCCCCTTGCAGTACGGCTAAATAGTTAGCGGTACCGGAAGCCGATACAATTTCAGTACCAGCGGGAATAGTTAAGGTTGCACCACCATTAACCAAAACTGGACCGCTAATGGTGTACACGGTAGCGGCATCCAAAGTAGTATCAGCCGTAATGTTTGCAGGTAAAGCTTCCGAAGTTAAACCACCTGTGGCCCAAGCAAAGGCACTGGCATTGGTTGGTGAAGATGCATATGCAGCATTGATTCCAGTATCGGCATCCGCGCCATCAATTTGTAGTTCAGCGGGGCCGGAAGTACCGGGGAAATCAAATAAATCGTCAAAACCAGTGGCTGTAAAACCATTGATTGTTGCACCGGAAGCATTCTTCATTTGAATGGCCAAACCACCTGTGGATGATATTGCCGTAAAATTGCTTATCGTAGGATTGTTGTTCACTCCATCCGCTTCAACTGCGGTAGAGAAGTTTTCAATGGTATTGACCACGTAGGCAACATCCAAAGTACCGTTCCAGCCCTCTGTCCAGTCGATGGCATCATCTTCAATGTTCTCGGCGTAGAAATTGGTTACGTTTACCGTACCGCCAAAGAACTCTATACCATCGTCCGCCCCTTCAATTACGGCAACATTATCAATCATTGTACCGGAACCTACGGCATACAAGGACAGACCGTTGAATTGGGAATCCGCATTAATTTGCGCCCCTGTGTTCCTTAGGATCAAATACTCAATACTACCGGAAGATTCGGTGTCGTTACTACCACCGTAAACCAGTCCACCAACTTCGGCAGTTACATTTTCACCAGCTGTAGTGGTAGCATTACCGCATACCAATAAACCACCCCAATCGCCACCATCATCGGAACGCATTTCTACAGGATTGGCCATGGTTCCCTGAATATTGATTTGACCACCTTGCAATACTGCTAGATAATTGGCCGTACCGGACTCGGAAACGATTTGTGTTCCCGCTGGAATGGTCAAGGTAGCACCGCTGTTTACAAGCACAGCACCACTAATGGTGTATTCCACAGCGGAATCCAGGGTTATATCACCGGTAATGTTAGCGGGTAACGCACTTCCAACAATGGCATCGGTAGCCCACGCAAACAAACTTGCATTGGTTGGAGATGAAGAGTACACAGCATCATCAGCAGTATCCGCATCTGCCCCATCAATTTGCAATTCGGCAGGACCGGAAGTACCTGGAAAATCAAATAGGTCGGAAAAACCAGTAGCGGAGAAGCCATTGATTGTTGCTCCGGAAGCATTTTTCATTTGAATGGCCAAACCTTCTTGGGACGATATTGCAGTTAAATTGTTTATGGTAGGATTGTTGTTTACCCCATCCGCTTCCACTGCAGTGGAGAAGCCTGCTACGGTATTGGTTACATAGGCGGTGTTAAGCGTTCCGCTCCAGCCCTCTGTCCAATCAATAGCGTCATCTAAATTATTCTCTAAATAAATGTTAGTGGCATTAACGGTACCACCAAAAAACTCAATCCCGTCATCCGTACCGTTTATTATGGCAACATTAGCAATGGTGGTTCCAGAACCTACGGCGTATAGTGAAAGACCATTAAACTGTGAGTCACCGGTAATTACGGCACCGGCATCCCTAATGATCAGGTAGTTAATGTTACCGGAAGAATCCGTATCGTCGGTTCCTCCATAAATAAGTCCTCCAACTTCAGCAGTTGCATTTTCGCCTGCAGTGGTGGTCGCGTTACCACACAGTAACAATCCACCCCAGGATCCTGCGTTACCATTAGATCGCATGATAACGGGATCGGAGGATGTACCTTGAATATCGATACTACCACCTTGCAACACGGCCAAATAATTGCTGGAACCAACATTTGATACAATTTCCGTACCGGCAGGAATGGTCAAGGTTACCCCTGAAGCTACCAAAACCTCGCCATCAATAGTATACTGTTCCGTAGCATCCAATGTTGTATCTTCTTCAATAGTGCCCGAAAGGGTAGTAGTAGTGGGGCAAGCATTAGGACAGGACCCTCCACAATCAACCCCTTCTTCATCTCCATCCTGTACCTGGTTTGAGCAGGTATCTGGAGCAGGATCGTTATCATCATCATCGCTACACGCTGTAAACAAAACTCCAGCGAAAAGAGCTAGACCAAGAAATTTAATTAACGTTTTCATCATTTATTTAATTTAGAATTTATAGTTGATACTTAAACTAGCGTTTATCCCTCTGGTATAGGTCAGTACCTCTTCTTCCCTGGTACGGGTAGAGACATCAGGTTCGTCCGAAACCAATTGGGTACGACGGACAACCGGATTTAAAAGGTTTTTGGCGGAAGCCCCTATACTTAAATGTTCATTGATATCTTTTGTGAATATGAAATCCAACACGACAACACCATTTTCAATAATCTCACCGTTAAAATTGGTGTCCTCCAAACGTACCCCATCCGTGTCAAGAGGGCTTTGGGCCCTAGGCGCTCCCAAGGCAAAAATCCTGTCCGATGCATAATTGCCCGAAATGGTAAATTCGTACGGAAATTCGTTCCCTGTATTTAGGGTCAAAGCAACATTGGTAGTCCAATCCGAGGCACCTTCCAAACCAATTTCATCCAGTCCCCTGTATCGGAAAGTCCGTCGACTATTATTTACGTTTCGGCCATCCTGCCTTAAATCTTGTTTGTGATCTATGTAGGACAAATTTCCTGATACCCTTAAACTGGGTAATGAGTCCCTTGACTTGATCAGATCCAATCTGGTTTCCAGTTCCACTCCAAGCACTCTGGCATTATCACTTGTGTTGAAAAAAGAAAATCGGTTTGATCCGCCCCCAAAAATCAAGGACTTGTTTATGGGGTCCTGAATATTTTTGTAATAGGTTGTTAAGGATAAAAGTTGACTTGCACTTGGGAAAAATTCAAATTTCAAATCCACATTGGCACTGGTGGATGCCTCTAAAAAGACATTACCCCGTTCAATTAGTCCTATGGCAGAGATATACTCAAAAGGGGCGATTTCCTTAAATTCCGGTAAGGTCTGACTTAAACTGCCCGCGAGCCTAAGTGCCATCTTATCATTTAAATCGTATTTCAAATTGAGGGCAGGATACAATCGCTCATAAGACTGATTTGAAGATCCTATCCTTGGCTGAAAAGTTACGGGGTCTATAAAATTGGTGACGTCAAACTCAACATCAATCTCATCACTTTGAAAACGTAGACCTACCTCCGCCGTAAGCTTACCAAAAACACCTACAAAATCCACGTAACCCGCATAGGAGGTCAATTCTGCATCATAGTTGTCAAATTGGGATGTGAGCGTTAACAATTCGGCATCAATATTTTGTTGTGTAAATACTTCGGTCAAATTGTCTATTGAAGTGGGATTCAAAGTACCTCTTGAGCTGTCGTCAAAACCTTCGAATACGGAGTTGAACTCCCTTTGTTTGAACCTTCCATCACCGCCAAAACTTATTTTATAAATGGCATCACCGTCCTCATTCTTCTTTAAGGTGATGGCGTCGCTAATACGTCCATTGTATTCTTCGTCCAAAATTTCCTGTGAGGTCTTACGTTGTTGTAAAGCCCCCACATTTCCCAACTGTATTTGTCCTTGGGGAATACCTAGGGTCTCATCTTCATTCATTATGTTCACCTCGTTTCTAATACGATTGGGTTCATCAGCAGCCAACCTATTATAGCCCATGGCCCAATCCAAGGTGTTATTTTCAGATATATTGTGTGTTCCCAAAAGCTGTGCTATGGACAGGAAGGTGTTTTTAATATTTTGATCCCTAACAAATTGAAAGCCACGTTCCTCTGGAGACAATTCCTCAAATATTACGGCCCCTCCACTTCTACCGGCCTCATAGGTCTCCTCAAATACCTTGCTAATGGCAAAAGTGTTAAAGCGTAACCTATTGGCATCATTTATTCTATACTGTGCCGTTAGGATACCACTGGTATTCACGGTGCGTCTCCAAAACCTATTGTCGCCGTCCGGAACGGAATCATTGCGTTGCCCCCTATCAAATTCAAGGAACAATCCTTCACGATATTCGTGGTCTACAGATTGTCCTCCCGCAAAGTACACACGGAATTTCCCCTCTTTGTCCACATAGCCACCTGCATTAAAGCCAAAAGAATAGTTTAAGGGAACATCAACGGTTTGTGTATTCCAACTTTGGCCCGTTAAGGCGTTCTGCAAGTTGCTGTTCTGAAATGGTCTTGAGAAAATTCCCTGACTAATATCACTGTTAACTGCGGTGACCTTAAAATCGTCATAAACAGATTCCGCATTGGTATTGATACCACCGCCAAAACTTATACCAAAATCACTTCTGGAAGTAACATCCTTAGAGGCTATATTGATGTTTCCAGATGCCTGATCTGCAGAATTGTTGGGAGCAAAGGTTTTGCTTATAGATACATTCTGGATAAATCTGGAAGGCATCAAGGAAAGATCTATATTCTTTTTGTCGATATTATCTGAAGGCACGGGCAAACCGTTTAAGGTGGTTGTTAGGTATCTGTCACCTAAACCCCTAACATAGATTTGACCGGAACCTTCGGATTTGGAGACCCCGGAAATTTTGGTGGTAGCGGCAGAAGCATCCGAAACACCGAGTCTGCTCAGTTGTTCCGCACCTATACTTTCAACCACGGTCACCGCCTTTTTTTGGTCCAATAAAAGGGCGACTTCGGAATCTTTCCGTGCAACGGTGGTTACGACCACTTCGTCCAGTTGAAACTCCCCACCTGCACTCATGGGAACATCAACATTGGTTACTTTTCCCGCCTCTACAACTACATTGGGAATTTCAATGGTTTCATAACCCAAAAAGCTATAGGACACGGTATAGGTGCCTGGTTCCAAGCCAGAAATCTCATACAGTCCGTCAAAATCAGAAGTGGTCCCTGTGGTTGTGCCTTTTATCAGTACGTTGGCGAATGGAAGTGGGTCATTGTTTGCCTCTTTATCAGTAAGTTTTCCGATGATGCTTCCAGTAGTTTCTTGAGCATTGGTCACACTTAAAAAAAGCATGGCAAAAATCATCAAATAAAATCTCATTGTCCGTCAAGTGTTTGGCGCAAAGAACGTCTGCTGCTGTAAAAGCGATGTTACGCGTACGTTAATAGTTTATTTCAGAAGCATTACCATAATGTTATGACTTTAAATCAATGTTAAGCCTTTAAGGGGTTATTGTATTATCTTTACATTTGGGCGAATAACTATTTTTTCCAACGATGAAAACAAAGGATATAAAGATACTTTTGGTCGATGATGAACCCGATATCCTTGAGATTGTAAACTACAATCTTGCTTCAGAGGGATATGAGGTTTTTACCGCAAAAAACGGGGTTGAAGCCGTGGCCAAAGCAAAAAAGAAACAGCCCCATTTGATTATCTTGGATGTGATGATGCCAGAAATGGACGGGATAGAGGCATGTGAGATCATGCGAAGTACACCCGGTCTGGAAAATACCATTATTTCCTTTTTAACGGCAAGGGGAGAGGACTATTCCCAAGTGGCCGGTTTTGATGCCGGTGCCGATGATTACATTACCAAACCCATTAAGCCAAAAGTTTTGGTGAGTAAGGTAAAGGCCTTGTTGCGAAGGTTGAAAGAGGACAAAAATGAAGTTGAGGATATTGTAAAAGTGGGCAATATTGTTATTAATAGGGAAGAGTATAAGGTTGTCAATGATGGTAAGGAAATCGTTTTGCCCAGAAAGGAATTTGAGCTTTTGGCACTATTGACCTCAAAGCCGAGCAAAGTATTTAAGCGAGAGGTGATCTTGGATAAGGTTTGGGGCAATGAAGTAGTGGTAGGTGGACGTACCATTGATGTCCATATTAGAAAATTACGGGAGAAAATTGGGGACCATCACTT
The sequence above is a segment of the Muricauda sp. SCSIO 64092 genome. Coding sequences within it:
- the tyrS gene encoding tyrosine--tRNA ligase — encoded protein: MAKNFVAELQWRGMLHDAMPGTEKHLLSGMQAAYVGIDPTADSLHIGHLVSVMMLRHFQLAGHKPFALVGGATGMIGDPSGKSVERNLLDEATLRHNQEAIKNQLAKFLDFDGDAPNAAVLVNNYDWMKDFSFLGFIRDIGKHITVNYMMAKDSVKKRLSAEAKEGMSFTEFTYQLVQGYDFLYLYQNHNCTLQMGGSDQWGNITTGTELIRRIGGGKGFALTCPLITKADGTKFGKTESGNVWLDPKRTSPYKFYQYWLNTSDDDAERYIKIFTFLNQQDIEELVRSHKETPHLRALQKKLAEEITVMVHSREDLDNATKASSILFGKSTSEDLKQLDAKTFLDVFDGVPQKQLSIHELEKGLDMIAALAAKTHFLASNGEARRELKQNSISVNKEKIKEDYLITTKDLINNQFVLLQRGRKNYFVLEFK
- a CDS encoding acyl transferase is translated as MFPNQDRIFSIRNDDQFIENALHVFQYQYHQNKVYHEFCHHLKVHPERIRSIEQIPFLPIQFFKSKNILTGNGEPQTIFTSSGTSGMVTSKHLVTDLKLYKRSFIRAFELFYGPISNYCILALLPSYLERQGSSLIYMVDALIKKSGHLESGFYLNNLEDLSGKLLSLSGKGQKTLLIGVSFALLDLAKKVRSPLRNTIVMETGGMKGIRKEMVRNELHAILKRAFGVKEIHSEYGMTELLSQGYSIGGGIFNCPPWMKVLTRDTEDPLSAQIHGKTGGINVIDLANINSCAFIATQDLGKTYNDDSFEVLGRFDHSEVRGCNLMVI
- a CDS encoding T9SS type A sorting domain-containing protein, coding for MKKLYIILFMAPLLTFGQELVSVNDTKTVEVTGFKMYPNPAYGEEIYITTANNGTKEIQVFDVFGEVVLKDKITTNTLNISRLVPGVYVLQVTEQKRTMTRKLVVK
- a CDS encoding T9SS type A sorting domain-containing protein — protein: MKQIYVVFFFFTSFFVCAQQNNGSVDIDGFKLYPNPTINGKVYIDTYWDAPKEIHIFDVLGTLVLQTTILGKELNISTLEKGVYILRVIERDRTATRKLVIK
- a CDS encoding beta strand repeat-containing protein, yielding MMKTLIKFLGLALFAGVLFTACSDDDDNDPAPDTCSNQVQDGDEEGVDCGGSCPNACPTTTTLSGTIEEDTTLDATEQYTIDGEVLVASGVTLTIPAGTEIVSNVGSSNYLAVLQGGSIDIQGTSSDPVIMRSNGNAGSWGGLLLCGNATTTAGENATAEVGGLIYGGTDDTDSSGNINYLIIRDAGAVITGDSQFNGLSLYAVGSGTTIANVAIINGTDDGIEFFGGTVNATNIYLENNLDDAIDWTEGWSGTLNTAYVTNTVAGFSTAVEADGVNNNPTINNLTAISSQEGLAIQMKNASGATINGFSATGFSDLFDFPGTSGPAELQIDGADADTADDAVYSSSPTNASLFAWATDAIVGSALPANITGDITLDSAVEYTISGAVLVNSGATLTIPAGTQIVSESGTANYLAVLQGGQINIQGTMANPVEMRSDDGGDWGGLLVCGNATTTAGENVTAEVGGLVYGGSNDTESSGSIEYLILRNTGAQINADSQFNGLSLYAVGSGTMIDNVAVIEGADDGIEFFGGTVNVTNFYAENIEDDAIDWTEGWNGTLDVAYVVNTIENFSTAVEADGVNNNPTISNFTAISSTGGLAIQMKNASGATINGFTATGFDDLFDFPGTSGPAELQIDGADADTGINAAYASSPTNASAFAWATGGLTSEALPANITADTTLDAATVYTISGPVLVNGGATLTIPAGTEIVSASGTANYLAVLQGGQIDIQGTMANPVEMRSDDGDAWGGLLICGNATTTAGENATAEVGGLVYGGTNDTESSGNIDYLILRDTGAQINADSQFNGLTLYAVGSGTTIDNVACIGGSDDGIEFFGGTVNVTGFYAEDLEDDSVDWTEGWNGTLADTFVKHTLPGFSTAIEADGVNENPTLTNFTAISTVGGVGIQMKNASGATITGLTLTGYANQFDFTGTSGPAELQVDGADANEAAAYTSSTIVEADFAWIGN
- a CDS encoding TonB-dependent receptor, with translation MRFYLMIFAMLFLSVTNAQETTGSIIGKLTDKEANNDPLPFANVLIKGTTTGTTSDFDGLYEISGLEPGTYTVSYSFLGYETIEIPNVVVEAGKVTNVDVPMSAGGEFQLDEVVVTTVARKDSEVALLLDQKKAVTVVESIGAEQLSRLGVSDASAATTKISGVSKSEGSGQIYVRGLGDRYLTTTLNGLPVPSDNIDKKNIDLSLMPSRFIQNVSISKTFAPNNSADQASGNINIASKDVTSRSDFGISFGGGINTNAESVYDDFKVTAVNSDISQGIFSRPFQNSNLQNALTGQSWNTQTVDVPLNYSFGFNAGGYVDKEGKFRVYFAGGQSVDHEYREGLFLEFDRGQRNDSVPDGDNRFWRRTVNTSGILTAQYRINDANRLRFNTFAISKVFEETYEAGRSGGAVIFEELSPEERGFQFVRDQNIKNTFLSIAQLLGTHNISENNTLDWAMGYNRLAADEPNRIRNEVNIMNEDETLGIPQGQIQLGNVGALQQRKTSQEILDEEYNGRISDAITLKKNEDGDAIYKISFGGDGRFKQREFNSVFEGFDDSSRGTLNPTSIDNLTEVFTQQNIDAELLTLTSQFDNYDAELTSYAGYVDFVGVFGKLTAEVGLRFQSDEIDVEFDVTNFIDPVTFQPRIGSSNQSYERLYPALNLKYDLNDKMALRLAGSLSQTLPEFKEIAPFEYISAIGLIERGNVFLEASTSANVDLKFEFFPSASQLLSLTTYYKNIQDPINKSLIFGGGSNRFSFFNTSDNARVLGVELETRLDLIKSRDSLPSLRVSGNLSYIDHKQDLRQDGRNVNNSRRTFRYRGLDEIGLEGASDWTTNVALTLNTGNEFPYEFTISGNYASDRIFALGAPRAQSPLDTDGVRLEDTNFNGEIIENGVVVLDFIFTKDINEHLSIGASAKNLLNPVVRRTQLVSDEPDVSTRTREEEVLTYTRGINASLSINYKF
- a CDS encoding response regulator transcription factor; its protein translation is MKTKDIKILLVDDEPDILEIVNYNLASEGYEVFTAKNGVEAVAKAKKKQPHLIILDVMMPEMDGIEACEIMRSTPGLENTIISFLTARGEDYSQVAGFDAGADDYITKPIKPKVLVSKVKALLRRLKEDKNEVEDIVKVGNIVINREEYKVVNDGKEIVLPRKEFELLALLTSKPSKVFKREVILDKVWGNEVVVGGRTIDVHIRKLREKIGDHHFKTVKGVGYKFVL